Proteins found in one Panicum hallii strain FIL2 chromosome 4, PHallii_v3.1, whole genome shotgun sequence genomic segment:
- the LOC112889763 gene encoding SEC14 cytosolic factor-like isoform X1, which yields MADSACDDAVEQLAALLDQVEAPLKKTFENVHQGYPTETLVRFLKAREWHVNKAQKMLVDSLNWRIQNEIDSILEKPIIPVDLYRSIRDTQLVGLSGYSKEGIPVFAVGVGLSTYDKASVNYYVQSHIQINEYRDRFILPTVTKKYGKPITTCIKVLDMTGLKLSALNQMKIVTAISTVDDLNYPEKTEMYYIVNAPYIFSACWKVVKPLLQERTRKKVHVLRGCGKDELLKIMDYSSLPHFCRWEGSGASKHASNDPDDCFSLDHPFHKELYNFIQEQALNLELIKQGSLHVKIPEQDPEDAKIVEVIEAEFHKLGVEKKSANGVDKD from the exons AATGTGCACCAGGGTTACCCAACAGAGACACTAGTGCGCTTCCTTAAAGCTAGAGAGTGGCATGTGAATAAGGCTCAAAAGATG CTTGTAGATTCTTTGAATTGGAGGATACAAAATGAAATCGATAGTATACTGGAG AAACCTATTATCCCAGTAGATTTGTATAGATCAATACGTGATACACAGCTTGTTGGATTATCAGGATACTCCAAAGAG GGCATTCCTGTATTTGCAGTTGGTGTTGGATTGAGCACATATGATAAAGCTTCG GTTAACTACTATGTGCAATCTCATATTCAGATCAATGAGTATCGTGATCGTTTTATTTTG CCTACGGTGACAAAGAAGTATGGGAAGCCTATCACCACCTGTATAAAGGTTCTTGATATGACTGGTCTGAAATTGTCAGCACTAAACCAAATGAAG ATTGTGACTGCAATATCTACCGTTGATGATTTGAATTATCCTGAAAAGACTGAGATGTATTATATAGTAAATGCTCCATATATATTTTCTGCGTGTTGGAAG GTTGTGAAGCCTCTGTTGCAAGAGAGAACAAGAAAGAAGGTTCATGTTTTGCGTGGTTGTGGAAAAGACGAGCTTCTGAAG ATCATGGACTACTCTTCCCTTCCCCATTTCTGTCGATGGGAGGGTTCGGGTGCATCCAAACATGCATCAAACGACCCCGATGACTGCTTCTCTCTTGACCACCCCTTCCACAAAGAGCTCTACAACTTCATCCAGGAGCAAGCACTGAACCTGGAGCTCATCAAGCAAGGCTCCTTGCACGTGAAAATCCCCGAGCAGGATCCTGAGGATGCTAAGATCGTGGAGGTCATTGAGGCTGAGTTCCACAAGCTCGGTGTGGAGAAAAAGTCTGCCAACGGCGTCGACAAAGACTAG
- the LOC112889764 gene encoding phosphatidylcholine:diacylglycerol cholinephosphotransferase 1-like, protein MPPPSLTAARDPSAATARRRSKEEQGAAAKVHPASEKGAMGAAVGGGEGTWRRPEWCSLAGAAGVLRRHPLPALFACGLLLFMAVEYTIPMVSQAAPPLDLGFAATQGMHDAVAARPWLNSLLAALNTVFVAMQAGYILWAILAEQRPRAAVAALMMFTCRGVLGCATQLPLPEEFLGSGMDFPVGNVSFFLFFSGHVAGAVIAAADMRREGRLALARLYDALNALQVVRLLACRGHYTIDLAVGVGAGVLFDTLAGWYFDAKSGDGKNAPEKHCRSCQCHKALLSH, encoded by the exons ATGCCGCCGCCCAGCCTCACCGCGGCGCGCGACCCGTCCGCCgccaccgcgcgccgccgcagcaAGGAGGAGCAGGGCGCCGCGGCCAAGGTCCACCCGGCGTCCGAGAAGGGGGCGATGGGCGCGGCGGTGGGGGGCGGCGAGGGCACGTGGAGGCGGCCCGAGTGGTGCTCGTtggcgggcgcggcgggggtCCTGCGGCGGCACCCGCTCCCGGCGCTCTTCGCGTGCGGCCTCCTGCTCTTCATGGCCGTCGAGTACACCATCCCCATGGTCAGccaggccgcgccgccgctggacCTGGGCTTCGCCGCCACGCAGGGCATGCACGACGCCGTCGCCGCGCGGCCCTGGCTCAACTCGCTCCTCGCCGCGCTCAACACG GTGTTCGTCGCGATGCAGGCGGGGTACATCCTGTGGGCCATCCTCGCCGAGCagcggccgcgcgccgccgtcgcggcgCTCATGATGTTCACCTGCCGCGGCGTGCTCGGCTGCGCCACCCAGCTCCCGCTGCCGGAGGAGTTCCTGGGGTCCGGGATGGACTTCCCCGTGGGCAACGtctccttcttcctcttcttctcggGCCACGTCGCCGGCGCCGTCATCGCGGCCGCCGACATGCGCCGCGAGGGGCGGCTCGCGCTCGCGCGGCTCTACGACGCGCTCAACGCGCTCCAGGTGGTCAGGCTGCTCGCGTGCAGGGGGCACTACACCATCGACCTAGCCGTCGGCGTCGGGGCCGGAGTCCTCTTCGACACGCTCGCCGGGTGGTACTTCGACGCCAAGAGCGGCGACGGCAAGAACGCGCCGGAGAAGCACTGCCGCAGCTGCCAGTGCCACAAGGCTCTCCTCTCGCACTAG
- the LOC112889763 gene encoding phosphatidylinositol/phosphatidylcholine transfer protein SFH9-like isoform X2 → MADSACDDAVEQLAALLDQVEAPLKKTFENVHQGYPTETLVRFLKAREWHVNKAQKMLVDSLNWRIQNEIDSILEKPIIPVDLYRSIRDTQLVGLSGYSKEGIPVFAVGVGLSTYDKASPTVTKKYGKPITTCIKVLDMTGLKLSALNQMKIVTAISTVDDLNYPEKTEMYYIVNAPYIFSACWKVVKPLLQERTRKKVHVLRGCGKDELLKIMDYSSLPHFCRWEGSGASKHASNDPDDCFSLDHPFHKELYNFIQEQALNLELIKQGSLHVKIPEQDPEDAKIVEVIEAEFHKLGVEKKSANGVDKD, encoded by the exons AATGTGCACCAGGGTTACCCAACAGAGACACTAGTGCGCTTCCTTAAAGCTAGAGAGTGGCATGTGAATAAGGCTCAAAAGATG CTTGTAGATTCTTTGAATTGGAGGATACAAAATGAAATCGATAGTATACTGGAG AAACCTATTATCCCAGTAGATTTGTATAGATCAATACGTGATACACAGCTTGTTGGATTATCAGGATACTCCAAAGAG GGCATTCCTGTATTTGCAGTTGGTGTTGGATTGAGCACATATGATAAAGCTTCG CCTACGGTGACAAAGAAGTATGGGAAGCCTATCACCACCTGTATAAAGGTTCTTGATATGACTGGTCTGAAATTGTCAGCACTAAACCAAATGAAG ATTGTGACTGCAATATCTACCGTTGATGATTTGAATTATCCTGAAAAGACTGAGATGTATTATATAGTAAATGCTCCATATATATTTTCTGCGTGTTGGAAG GTTGTGAAGCCTCTGTTGCAAGAGAGAACAAGAAAGAAGGTTCATGTTTTGCGTGGTTGTGGAAAAGACGAGCTTCTGAAG ATCATGGACTACTCTTCCCTTCCCCATTTCTGTCGATGGGAGGGTTCGGGTGCATCCAAACATGCATCAAACGACCCCGATGACTGCTTCTCTCTTGACCACCCCTTCCACAAAGAGCTCTACAACTTCATCCAGGAGCAAGCACTGAACCTGGAGCTCATCAAGCAAGGCTCCTTGCACGTGAAAATCCCCGAGCAGGATCCTGAGGATGCTAAGATCGTGGAGGTCATTGAGGCTGAGTTCCACAAGCTCGGTGTGGAGAAAAAGTCTGCCAACGGCGTCGACAAAGACTAG